One Streptomyces sp. NBC_00554 DNA segment encodes these proteins:
- a CDS encoding AIM24 family protein: MFRLQGSKVLAVDMTGDAVKAKNGSMVAYDGQMAFKKMSGGGEGVRGMVTRRLTGEQMTVMEVKGHGTCWFADRASEINLVNLQGDKLYVESSNLLVTDAGLRTGTSFTGMRGATQGNGLFTTTVEGHGQAAIMSDGPAVVLRVSSQYPLTVDPGAYIAHQGNVRQSFQSGVTFRTFMGEGGGEAFQIRFEGDGLVYVQPSERNTIAGDV; the protein is encoded by the coding sequence ATGTTCCGACTTCAAGGCAGCAAGGTGCTGGCCGTCGACATGACCGGGGACGCCGTGAAGGCGAAGAACGGCTCGATGGTGGCGTACGACGGCCAGATGGCCTTCAAGAAGATGAGCGGCGGCGGTGAGGGCGTACGGGGGATGGTGACCCGGCGTCTCACCGGTGAGCAGATGACGGTGATGGAGGTGAAGGGGCACGGGACCTGCTGGTTCGCGGACCGGGCCTCCGAGATCAACCTCGTGAATCTCCAGGGGGACAAGCTGTACGTCGAGTCGAGCAATCTGCTGGTGACGGACGCCGGCTTGCGGACCGGCACCTCGTTCACCGGCATGCGCGGTGCCACCCAGGGCAACGGGCTGTTCACGACGACCGTCGAGGGGCACGGGCAGGCGGCGATCATGTCCGACGGCCCGGCGGTGGTGCTGCGGGTGAGTTCGCAGTACCCGCTGACGGTCGATCCGGGTGCGTACATCGCGCATCAGGGCAATGTGCGGCAGTCCTTCCAGTCCGGTGTGACCTTCCGCACGTTCATGGGTGAGGGTGGCGGCGAGGCCTTCCAGATCCGCTTCGAGGGCGACGGACTGGTCTATGTGCAGCCCAGTGAGCGGAACACGATCGCGGGGGATGTGTGA
- a CDS encoding AIM24 family protein, whose protein sequence is MSGYGASGPVVHDPMTLPVDDNVNNYTFCVELKGSQWFLQKGKMIAYYGSISFNGIGHGRLDRLVRTSFHSPLHASDWVVAEGSGKMLLADRAFDVNSYDLENGNLTIRSGNLLAFQPSLALKQSIVPGFLTLIGTGKFVAASNGPVVFMEPPIRVDPQALVGWADCPSPCHHYDHGYMTGLMGGLRAMTGVGGASGEEHQFEFVGAGTVLLQSTETLMAEQATGAVPQQAGVPGGGGVPGQHGQQAGAPRLPGQLGDLQRRFGL, encoded by the coding sequence GTGAGCGGATACGGGGCTTCGGGGCCGGTCGTCCACGACCCGATGACGCTGCCCGTCGACGACAACGTGAACAACTACACCTTCTGCGTGGAACTCAAGGGGAGCCAGTGGTTCCTGCAGAAGGGCAAGATGATCGCCTACTACGGGTCGATCTCCTTCAACGGCATCGGACACGGCCGACTCGACCGACTTGTCCGTACGTCCTTTCATTCGCCTCTGCACGCAAGCGACTGGGTGGTGGCGGAGGGCTCGGGCAAGATGCTCCTCGCCGACCGGGCCTTCGACGTCAATTCGTACGACCTGGAGAACGGCAACCTGACCATTCGCTCGGGCAACCTGCTCGCTTTTCAGCCAAGTCTCGCGCTGAAGCAGTCGATCGTGCCGGGTTTCCTGACCCTTATCGGAACGGGCAAGTTTGTGGCCGCCTCCAACGGTCCGGTGGTGTTCATGGAACCCCCGATCCGGGTGGACCCGCAGGCCCTGGTCGGCTGGGCGGACTGCCCCTCCCCGTGCCACCACTACGACCACGGGTACATGACAGGTCTGATGGGCGGTCTACGTGCGATGACGGGCGTCGGCGGGGCCTCCGGGGAGGAGCACCAGTTCGAGTTCGTAGGGGCGGGCACGGTGCTGCTCCAGTCCACTGAAACCCTCATGGCCGAGCAGGCCACGGGCGCGGTCCCGCAGCAGGCCGGAGTGCCCGGCGGGGGCGGGGTGCCGGGTCAGCACGGACAGCAAGCCGGCGCACCGCGCCTTCCCGGACAGCTGGGGGACCTCCAGCGTCGCTTCGGGCTGTGA
- a CDS encoding AIM24 family protein translates to MPFREVNSKMVEATVMPGQRMFSQRGAMLAYKGEVSFTPNIQGGQGGVMSMLGRRLANEATPLMTVEGSGTVLFGHGGHHIQVIGLTGDTLYVEADRLLAFDGTLQQGTMFMGSQGGVMGMVRGQVTGQGLFTTTLKGHGAVAVMAHGGVFEIPITPQRPVHVDPQAYVAHHGDVRNKLSTALGWRDMVGRGSGEAFQLELSGNGAVYVQASEEKL, encoded by the coding sequence ATGCCCTTCCGCGAAGTGAACTCGAAGATGGTCGAGGCCACGGTCATGCCGGGGCAGCGGATGTTCAGCCAGCGCGGGGCGATGCTCGCGTACAAGGGCGAGGTGTCCTTCACGCCCAACATCCAGGGCGGCCAGGGCGGTGTGATGTCGATGCTCGGCCGCCGCCTGGCGAACGAGGCGACACCGCTGATGACGGTCGAGGGCTCCGGCACGGTGCTCTTCGGGCACGGCGGCCATCACATCCAGGTGATCGGCCTCACCGGCGACACCTTGTACGTGGAGGCGGACCGGCTGCTCGCCTTCGACGGCACGCTCCAGCAGGGCACGATGTTCATGGGCTCGCAGGGCGGGGTGATGGGCATGGTGCGCGGTCAGGTGACGGGCCAGGGGCTCTTCACGACGACCCTGAAGGGGCACGGCGCGGTCGCCGTCATGGCGCACGGAGGCGTCTTCGAGATCCCGATCACCCCGCAGCGCCCGGTGCACGTGGACCCGCAGGCGTATGTCGCCCACCACGGCGACGTACGCAACAAGCTGTCCACGGCGCTCGGCTGGCGCGACATGGTGGGCCGCGGCTCGGGCGAGGCGTTCCAGCTGGAGCTGAGCGGCAACGGCGCGGTGTACGTCCAGGCCTCGGAGGAGAAGCTGTGA
- a CDS encoding DUF3817 domain-containing protein encodes MDLKTASALRRLRLVSVPEGISWILLAACTVIKYTVAKGFDVAPVLGPIHGVLFILYVIFCLDAWNRTKWNAGTGWLYLAYSIIPGGGFIAERRLRREAENAVIASRARREGVVETS; translated from the coding sequence GTGGATCTCAAGACAGCTTCCGCCCTCCGCCGCCTCCGTCTGGTCTCCGTGCCGGAGGGCATCTCCTGGATCCTGCTGGCCGCCTGCACGGTCATCAAGTACACGGTCGCCAAGGGCTTCGACGTCGCCCCGGTGCTCGGGCCGATCCACGGCGTGCTGTTCATCCTGTACGTGATCTTCTGCCTGGACGCCTGGAACCGCACCAAGTGGAACGCCGGGACCGGCTGGCTCTACCTCGCGTACTCGATCATCCCCGGCGGCGGCTTCATCGCCGAGCGCAGGCTGCGCCGCGAGGCCGAGAACGCGGTCATCGCCTCCCGCGCCCGGCGCGAGGGAGTGGTGGAGACGTCATGA
- a CDS encoding glycosyltransferase family 2 protein has protein sequence MRPEGYEYDTYSRLAGPLTQPSGPAYQVQYTKLLSREPHRIRAILLMTFAPILTGVLLVYLVWPSHWVEREGGARWLVGLDITMLIAIGLIELFMVVNVISIAHATMVARDPIPVMAQEGTRVAFLTTYVPGKEPLSMVRATLEGAVRVTHTGPVDVWLLDEGNDEQAKALCAELGVQHFTRFGVPDWNRDKGAHKARTKHGNYNAWIAMHGAEYEFFASVDTDHVPLPNFLERMMGYFRDPNVAFVVGPQVYGNYESPVTKAAESQQFLFHALIQRAGNCYRAPMFVGTNNVVRIAAVRQIGGLYDSITEDMATGFELHRHKNPMSGKHWRSVYTPDVLAVGEGPASWTDFFTQQMRWSRGTYETLFKQYWKAPFTMPPGRLFSYTMMLVYYPMTAVNWLLGIMSCFLFLWFGASGTQVTASVWLMLYSDAAALQIGLYLWNRRHNVSPHEPEGSGGLAGMAMSALSAPIYLKSLGEALIRRPSRFVVTPKGGETNPDRLLTFRIHLTWAALLGVSLAASVALDHTHAAMRTWALLAMGISLAPVGVWISTLLKERRVRPVPHATTARIPESAEPALATSGSTAKVTSSTTGGN, from the coding sequence GTGCGGCCCGAGGGCTACGAATACGACACCTACAGCCGTCTCGCCGGACCGCTGACGCAGCCGTCCGGCCCGGCGTACCAGGTGCAGTACACCAAGCTCCTCTCGCGTGAGCCGCACCGAATACGCGCCATCCTGCTGATGACCTTCGCGCCGATCCTCACCGGCGTGCTCCTCGTCTACCTGGTGTGGCCGAGCCACTGGGTGGAGCGCGAAGGCGGCGCACGCTGGCTGGTCGGCCTCGACATCACGATGCTCATAGCCATCGGGCTGATCGAGCTCTTCATGGTCGTCAACGTGATCAGCATCGCGCACGCCACGATGGTGGCCCGGGACCCGATACCCGTCATGGCCCAGGAAGGGACACGGGTCGCCTTCCTCACCACGTACGTCCCCGGCAAGGAACCCCTCTCCATGGTCCGCGCCACCCTCGAAGGCGCCGTCCGGGTCACTCACACAGGACCCGTGGACGTCTGGCTCCTGGACGAGGGCAACGACGAACAGGCCAAGGCGCTCTGCGCGGAACTCGGCGTCCAACACTTCACCCGGTTCGGCGTCCCGGACTGGAACCGCGACAAGGGCGCCCACAAGGCCCGTACCAAACACGGCAACTACAACGCGTGGATCGCGATGCACGGTGCCGAGTACGAGTTCTTCGCCTCCGTGGACACCGACCACGTCCCGCTCCCCAACTTCCTTGAACGGATGATGGGTTACTTCCGGGACCCCAACGTGGCCTTCGTCGTCGGACCGCAGGTCTACGGCAACTACGAGAGCCCCGTCACCAAGGCGGCCGAGTCCCAGCAGTTCCTCTTCCACGCGCTGATCCAGCGCGCCGGCAACTGCTACCGCGCCCCCATGTTCGTCGGCACCAACAACGTCGTACGCATCGCGGCCGTCCGTCAGATCGGCGGCCTGTACGACTCCATCACCGAGGACATGGCCACCGGGTTCGAGCTGCACCGTCACAAGAACCCGATGAGCGGGAAGCACTGGCGGTCCGTCTACACCCCGGACGTGCTCGCCGTCGGTGAGGGCCCCGCCTCCTGGACGGACTTCTTCACCCAGCAGATGCGCTGGTCGCGAGGGACGTACGAGACGCTGTTCAAGCAGTACTGGAAGGCGCCGTTCACGATGCCTCCCGGCCGCCTCTTCTCGTACACCATGATGCTCGTCTACTACCCGATGACAGCCGTCAACTGGCTGCTTGGCATCATGAGTTGCTTCCTCTTCCTGTGGTTCGGCGCGTCCGGCACACAGGTCACCGCGTCCGTCTGGCTGATGCTCTACAGCGACGCGGCCGCCCTCCAGATCGGCCTCTACCTCTGGAACCGGCGGCACAACGTCTCCCCGCACGAACCCGAAGGGTCGGGCGGACTCGCCGGGATGGCCATGTCGGCCCTCTCCGCACCCATCTACCTGAAGTCGCTGGGCGAAGCCCTGATCCGCCGCCCCAGCCGCTTCGTGGTCACCCCCAAGGGCGGCGAGACCAACCCCGACCGGCTGCTGACCTTCCGTATCCACCTCACCTGGGCGGCGCTCCTCGGCGTCTCACTCGCCGCGTCGGTCGCCCTCGACCACACCCACGCGGCCATGCGCACCTGGGCGCTCCTTGCCATGGGCATCTCACTCGCCCCCGTCGGAGTGTGGATCTCCACCCTGCTCAAGGAACGCAGGGTCCGGCCGGTGCCCCACGCGACGACCGCACGGATCCCCGAGTCCGCCGAGCCCGCCCTCGCGACCAGCGGCAGCACCGCCAAGGTCACCAGCTCCACGACAGGAGGTAACTAG
- a CDS encoding galactose oxidase-like domain-containing protein, translating to MAYQPSQKTKKTVLGIGGIVVLAGLNAPAALDFAGEKYYEYKIAQPGYKAKYGSWSHLDIPDDYRTNAIHAALLHTGKVLIVAGSGNEKRKFDKGSFDTVLWDPTTDTFKKIATPDDFFCSGHAQLPSGRMLVAGGTARYELLEGEVERAGGGMRVKNENPDKAVLLKKGTRFRSPAGVEYVSKVDVTVPKAKRTQKITYNRAGVMQPWKTKVLASESRVFVEATEDGPTSATDKQAQYEIVGLKGKDADNTYGLSEKITLEKQDFQGIRAAYEFDPKAEKYIPVDPMQKARWYPTLVGLEDGRVLAVSGLDDVGVIDPGDNEIYDPKTKKWTPGPKRYFPTYPALFLTKGGKLFYPASNAGYGPAEKGREPGIWDLKTNKFEKVHGLRDPEETETSASLLLPPAQDQKVMILGGGGVGESKKSTPRTAVVDLKKGSPSFEDGPNLPQGTRYLNSVIMPDDSVFTTNGSEDYRGRSASNILKAQFYDPKANSFYEAASPKVGRNYHSEALLLPDGRVATFGSDPLFDDQQNTKLGHFEQRMEIFTPPALHKNGKNRPVLGDGPEVLDSKRRATYPTEYPERVVKARLMRPSAVTHTTDVEQRSIELGLTKTKNSVTVDVPSDRALVPPGWYMLFVTDGEGTPSEAKWIQVK from the coding sequence ATGGCCTACCAGCCCTCGCAGAAGACGAAGAAGACCGTGCTGGGCATCGGCGGCATAGTCGTACTCGCCGGACTCAACGCCCCCGCGGCACTCGACTTCGCCGGCGAGAAGTACTACGAGTACAAGATCGCGCAGCCCGGCTACAAGGCCAAGTACGGCTCCTGGAGCCACCTCGACATCCCCGACGACTACCGCACCAACGCCATCCACGCCGCCCTGCTGCACACCGGCAAGGTGCTGATCGTCGCGGGCTCGGGGAACGAGAAGCGGAAGTTCGACAAGGGGTCCTTCGACACCGTCCTGTGGGACCCGACGACCGACACCTTCAAGAAGATCGCCACCCCTGACGACTTCTTCTGCTCCGGGCACGCCCAACTCCCCAGCGGCAGAATGCTGGTGGCCGGCGGCACCGCCCGCTACGAGCTGCTCGAGGGCGAGGTCGAACGGGCCGGCGGCGGTATGCGGGTGAAGAACGAGAACCCCGACAAGGCGGTCCTCTTGAAGAAGGGCACCCGCTTCCGCTCACCCGCCGGCGTCGAGTACGTCAGCAAGGTCGACGTCACGGTCCCCAAGGCCAAGCGCACACAGAAGATCACGTACAACCGTGCGGGCGTCATGCAGCCCTGGAAGACCAAGGTCCTCGCGAGCGAGTCCCGCGTCTTCGTGGAGGCCACCGAGGACGGCCCGACCTCGGCCACCGACAAGCAGGCCCAGTACGAGATCGTCGGCCTGAAGGGCAAGGACGCCGACAACACGTACGGCCTCTCCGAGAAGATCACCCTGGAGAAGCAGGACTTCCAGGGGATCAGAGCCGCCTACGAGTTCGACCCGAAGGCCGAGAAGTACATCCCCGTCGACCCGATGCAGAAGGCCCGCTGGTACCCGACGCTCGTCGGCCTGGAGGACGGGCGCGTCCTCGCGGTCTCCGGCCTCGACGACGTCGGCGTGATCGACCCCGGCGACAACGAGATCTACGACCCGAAGACCAAGAAGTGGACGCCGGGCCCGAAGCGGTACTTCCCGACGTACCCCGCGCTCTTCCTCACCAAGGGCGGCAAGCTCTTCTACCCGGCGTCCAACGCCGGTTACGGGCCCGCCGAGAAGGGCCGCGAGCCCGGCATCTGGGACCTGAAGACCAACAAGTTCGAGAAGGTTCACGGCCTGCGGGACCCGGAGGAGACAGAGACCTCCGCCTCCCTCCTGCTGCCGCCCGCGCAGGACCAGAAGGTGATGATCCTCGGTGGCGGAGGCGTCGGCGAGTCCAAGAAGTCGACCCCGCGCACGGCCGTCGTCGACCTCAAGAAGGGCAGCCCCTCCTTCGAGGACGGCCCCAACCTCCCCCAGGGCACCCGGTACCTGAACAGCGTGATCATGCCGGACGACTCCGTCTTCACCACCAACGGCTCCGAGGACTACCGCGGCCGCAGCGCCAGCAACATCCTCAAGGCGCAGTTCTACGACCCCAAGGCCAACTCCTTCTACGAGGCCGCCTCCCCGAAGGTCGGCCGCAACTACCACTCCGAGGCACTGCTGCTGCCCGACGGCCGCGTCGCCACCTTCGGCTCCGACCCGCTCTTCGACGACCAGCAGAACACCAAGCTGGGCCACTTCGAGCAGCGCATGGAGATCTTCACCCCGCCCGCCCTGCACAAGAACGGCAAGAACCGCCCCGTGCTCGGTGACGGCCCGGAGGTACTCGACAGCAAGCGGCGCGCGACCTACCCGACCGAGTATCCGGAGCGGGTGGTCAAGGCCCGGCTGATGCGGCCGAGCGCGGTCACGCACACGACGGACGTCGAGCAGCGGTCCATCGAACTCGGGCTCACCAAGACCAAGAACTCGGTCACCGTGGACGTACCGAGTGACCGGGCGTTGGTGCCGCCGGGTTGGTACATGCTGTTCGTGACGGACGGGGAGGGGACGCCGTCGGAGGCGAAGTGGATCCAGGTCAAGTAA
- a CDS encoding glycoside hydrolase family 6 protein: MSRLIRTFAALAALGLAAGCSSMTGVDEASVVRRAPQDATPTAQSRSPFWVDPASPAAQQMEMWNRQGRAQDAESLKRIADQPAALWPAGEDPGATIRAAASAATQEGRTAVFVAYNIPHRDCGQHSAGGAYDASAYREWIGNFADALGDSKALVVLEPDAVAHIVDGCTPGEYHAEREQLLSEAIVRLKQQPNTKVYLDAGNPAWIEEPWKLVEPLQRAGVAQADGFSLNVSNFQTDAVTKEYGVHLSQDLGGKHFVVDTSRNGNGPLSGDRSEAWCNPPGRALGTRPTTETGESALDAYLWIKRPGESDGQCRGGPAAGQWWPDYALGLARNSKA, encoded by the coding sequence ATGTCCCGGCTGATCCGTACCTTCGCGGCACTCGCGGCGCTCGGGCTCGCGGCGGGCTGCTCGTCCATGACAGGCGTCGACGAGGCCTCCGTCGTGCGGCGCGCGCCCCAGGACGCGACGCCCACCGCGCAGTCCCGGTCCCCTTTCTGGGTCGATCCCGCCAGTCCCGCCGCCCAGCAGATGGAGATGTGGAACAGACAGGGGCGCGCGCAGGACGCCGAGTCGCTGAAGCGGATCGCGGACCAGCCGGCCGCGCTGTGGCCCGCGGGCGAGGACCCGGGGGCGACGATCAGGGCGGCGGCCTCGGCAGCCACGCAGGAGGGGCGGACGGCGGTGTTCGTGGCGTACAACATCCCGCACCGCGACTGCGGGCAGCACTCCGCGGGCGGGGCGTACGACGCGAGCGCCTACCGGGAGTGGATCGGGAATTTCGCGGACGCGCTGGGCGACAGCAAGGCCCTCGTGGTCCTCGAACCCGACGCCGTCGCGCACATCGTGGACGGCTGCACCCCGGGTGAGTACCACGCGGAGCGCGAGCAGCTGCTCTCCGAGGCGATCGTGCGGCTGAAGCAGCAACCCAACACCAAGGTGTACCTCGACGCCGGCAACCCCGCCTGGATCGAGGAGCCCTGGAAACTCGTCGAGCCGCTGCAACGCGCAGGGGTCGCCCAGGCCGACGGCTTCTCGCTGAACGTCTCCAACTTCCAGACGGACGCGGTGACGAAGGAGTACGGCGTCCACCTGTCGCAGGACCTCGGCGGCAAGCACTTCGTGGTCGACACCAGCCGCAACGGCAACGGGCCGCTGAGCGGCGACCGCAGCGAGGCCTGGTGCAACCCGCCCGGCCGGGCGCTGGGCACCCGGCCCACCACAGAGACCGGGGAGTCCGCCCTCGACGCCTATCTGTGGATCAAGCGGCCCGGAGAGTCGGACGGGCAGTGCCGAGGCGGGCCGGCGGCGGGGCAGTGGTGGCCGGACTACGCGTTGGGGCTGGCGCGCAACTCCAAGGCTTAA
- a CDS encoding MTH1187 family thiamine-binding protein → MIVAFSVTPLGVGEDVGEYVADAVRVVRESGLPNRTDAMFTSIEGEWDEVMAVVKRAVAVVEERAPRVSVVLKADIRPGVTDGLTSKVETVERHLSA, encoded by the coding sequence ATGATCGTCGCCTTCTCCGTGACACCGCTGGGTGTCGGCGAGGACGTGGGGGAGTACGTCGCCGACGCCGTCCGGGTCGTACGCGAGTCGGGGCTGCCCAACCGCACCGACGCCATGTTCACCTCGATCGAGGGCGAGTGGGACGAGGTGATGGCCGTGGTCAAGCGCGCCGTCGCCGTCGTCGAGGAGCGCGCCCCGCGCGTCTCGGTCGTCCTGAAGGCGGACATCCGCCCCGGTGTGACGGACGGTCTGACGTCCAAGGTCGAGACGGTGGAACGCCACTTGTCCGCGTAG